A window of the Azospirillum formosense genome harbors these coding sequences:
- a CDS encoding ribbon-helix-helix domain-containing protein has protein sequence MLSKKLRNVYVAGKRTSMRLEAAFWDGLEEIAQKEGLTLGELCNRLAERVDAVDASNLSSAVRVYVLDYFRAATPKREESAYTPLAVAAE, from the coding sequence ATGTTATCGAAGAAGCTCAGGAACGTCTATGTCGCCGGAAAGCGCACCAGCATGCGGCTGGAGGCCGCCTTCTGGGACGGCTTGGAAGAGATCGCGCAGAAGGAAGGCCTGACCTTGGGCGAGCTGTGCAACCGTCTCGCCGAGCGGGTGGACGCCGTGGACGCGAGCAACCTGTCCAGCGCCGTACGGGTCTATGTGCTGGACTATTTCAGGGCGGCCACGCCGAAACGGGAAGAGAGCGCCTACACCCCGCTGGCGGTCGCGGCGGAGTAG
- a CDS encoding 3-hydroxybutyrate dehydrogenase: protein MTLTQKVAVVTGSTSGIGLGIARALAGAGADVMLNGFGDAAAIEELRAGLAAEFGVRVGYHGADLSKPAEIAALIRHAEESFGSVDVLVNNAGIQHVAPVEEFPADRWDAVIALNLSAVFHGTHHALPGMKRRGWGRILNIASVHGHVASVNKAAYVAAKHGVVGLTKTVALETAGTGITCNAICPGWVLTPLVQKQIDAIASTKNIPEPQAKAELLGAKQPSGAFVTPDELGGLAVFLCSDSAAQMTGASLLMDGGWTAQ from the coding sequence ATGACCTTGACTCAGAAGGTCGCGGTGGTCACCGGCTCGACCAGCGGGATCGGCTTGGGCATCGCGCGGGCGCTGGCTGGAGCCGGGGCGGACGTGATGCTGAACGGTTTCGGCGACGCCGCCGCCATCGAGGAGCTGCGCGCCGGACTGGCGGCGGAGTTCGGCGTGCGCGTCGGCTACCACGGCGCCGACCTGTCCAAGCCGGCGGAGATCGCCGCGCTGATCCGCCACGCGGAGGAAAGCTTCGGCTCCGTCGACGTGCTGGTGAACAACGCCGGCATCCAGCACGTCGCCCCGGTGGAGGAGTTCCCGGCCGACCGCTGGGACGCGGTGATCGCGCTCAACCTGTCCGCCGTCTTCCACGGTACCCACCACGCCTTGCCGGGCATGAAGCGGCGCGGCTGGGGGCGCATCCTGAACATCGCCTCCGTGCACGGCCATGTCGCGTCGGTCAACAAGGCGGCCTACGTCGCGGCCAAGCACGGCGTGGTCGGGCTGACCAAGACGGTGGCGCTGGAAACGGCGGGGACGGGCATCACCTGCAACGCCATCTGTCCGGGCTGGGTGCTGACCCCGCTGGTGCAGAAGCAGATCGACGCCATCGCCTCGACCAAGAACATCCCGGAGCCGCAGGCGAAGGCGGAACTGCTCGGCGCCAAGCAGCCGTCCGGCGCCTTCGTGACGCCGGACGAGCTTGGGGGGCTGGCGGTCTTCCTGTGTTCCGATTCAGCGGCGCAGATGACCGGCGCCAGCCTGCTGATGGACGGTGGCTGGACCGCGCAATAG